A region from the Plutella xylostella chromosome 6, ilPluXylo3.1, whole genome shotgun sequence genome encodes:
- the LOC119693526 gene encoding uncharacterized protein LOC119693526: protein MPINRSPPPPVLTSPHMMATASEPDLSMVQERDKDNRSFTMERRKGKRNFDERKEEELSSFMEEIRTMISSSAAKQQSEFQALQASLKEIKYQNDEINKAMTFLSEKYEEMRVKLEVAESEKTKSLTYIKELEERVENLEKNSRSSSIEIRNIPAMDKENKEDLINILKEIGKTTDIPIDSSEIRDIFRIKTKSKANPIIVEFTTVPKKETLLTSLKKCRHDNKRISTSLLKINGPDQPIYISENLTTKGKRLHYLAREFAQANNWKFCWVAHGHVYLRKMEGATTKRINSEADLQQLLQ, encoded by the exons ATGCCAATTAACCGCTCACCTCCACCGCCAGTTCTGACGTCACCACACATGATGGCCACGGCGTCAGAACCTGATTTATCCATGGTACAAGAAAGAGACAAAGACAACAGGTCTTTTACAATGGAACGACGTAAAGGAAAGAGAAATTTCGACGAGCGAAAAGAAGAGGAACTTAGCTCCTTCATGGAAGAAATTAGAACTATGATCTCTAGTTCTGCTGCCAAACAGCAAAGCGAGTTCCAAGCACTACAAGCTAGccttaaagaaataaaatatcagaATGACGAAATAAACAAAGCTATGACTTTTCTGTCAGAAAAATACGAAGAAATGCGCGTAAAACTTGAAGTGGCGGAATCGGAAAAGACAAAAAGCCTGACATACATAAAAGAACTGGAAGAAAGGGTAGaaaaccttgaaaaaaattcaCGATCTTCAAGCATAGAAATACGAAATATACCTGCAATGgacaaagaaaataaagaaGATCTCATAAATATACTGAAAGAAATCGGAAAGACTACCGACATTCCAATCGACTCATCTGAAATTCGAGACATTTTTCgtataaaaac aaagaGTAAAGCAAACCCCATCATAGTTGAGTTTACAACTGTGCCGAAGAAGGAAACACTGCTAACATCATTAAAAAAGTGTAGGCATGACAACAAGAGAATAAGCACTTCCCTTCTTAAAATCAATGGCCCGGATCAACCTATTTACATCTCCGAGAATCTGACTACGAAAGGTAAGCGCCTGCACTACCTGGCCCGTGAATTTGCGCAAGCAAACAACTGGAAGTTTTGCTGGGTAGCACATGGTCATGTTTACCTACGGAAGATGGAGGGTGCAACAACCAAACGCATTAATAGCGAAGCCGACCTTCAGCAGTTGCTGCAATGA